One window of the Primulina eburnea isolate SZY01 chromosome 18, ASM2296580v1, whole genome shotgun sequence genome contains the following:
- the LOC140819433 gene encoding PRA1 family protein F2-like — MTNYGTIPTSSSPSGGHIEYISRAKEHIKSGLGTRRPWREMFSFHCLNLPKSFRDSMSRVKTNAGYFRMNYAIIVLVIIFLSLLWYPISLIVFIVMMAVWLFLYFLRDDPLAIFGRTISDKAVLLILSVVTLVVLLLTHATTNILVALSIAVVVVLIHAIVRKTDDLYFDEEAGGLLRSAGAGASSSSS, encoded by the coding sequence ATGACGAATTACGGCACAATCCCCACCTCCTCTTCACCCTCCGGCGGCCACATCGAGTACATCTCACGGGCCAAGGAACACATCAAATCCGGACTCGGCACGCGCCGCCCCTGGCGTGAGATGTTCTCctttcactgcctcaacctcCCCAAATCCTTCCGAGACTCCATGTCCCGCGTCAAGACCAATGCCGGCTACTTCCGCATGAACTACGCCATAATAGTTCTGGTTATCATCTTCCTCAGCCTCCTGTGGTACCCGATCTCGCTCATCGTCTTCATCGTCATGATGGCGGTTTGGTTGTTCCTCTACTTCCTCCGAGACGACCCGCTCGCGATCTTCGGCCGCACGATCTCCGATAAGGCGGTGCTGCTAATTCTCTCCGTCGTGACGCTTGTTGTTCTGCTGCTGACGCACGCGACCACGAATATTCTGGTGGCGCTGTCGATCGCGGTGGTGGTGGTTCTGATCCACGCCATCGTGAGGAAGACCGACGATTTATACTTCGACGAGGAGGCGGGAGGCTTGTTGAGATCTGCGGGTGCCGGAGCTTCATCGTCCTCCTCTTGA